One genomic window of Lytechinus variegatus isolate NC3 chromosome 1, Lvar_3.0, whole genome shotgun sequence includes the following:
- the LOC121410218 gene encoding inhibitor of growth protein 1-like, translating into MSHSAANMYQTTSYVEDYLDCIESLPNDLQRSVSQIREIDNTYQSVLREIKQLYETLVTKDLDNHNKRRTLIHLHRCLIQSQELGDEKLQFASQISEIVENRLRQMNMNRTHLEIMEKPEHPPDPPPKTKKAAPAVIEQEAPAEKASKRLRRGRNSDVKEKDNHRMPQQNDNNPKAKKKKRNKAKERDILPIDPPIDPNEPTYCLCQQVSYGDMVGCDNKDCPYEWFHFGCVGLSSKPKGKWYCPKCLPEVKKK; encoded by the exons ATGAGTCATTCGGCTGCAAATATGTACCAGACCACTAGTTATGTAGAAGACTACTTGGATTGCATCGAGTCGCTTCCAAATGATCTGCAAAGGAGCGTGTCTCAAATTCGTGAGATCGACAATACGTATCAGA GTGTTTTGAGAGAAATCAAGCAGCTCTACGAGACTCTGGTGACCAAGGATCTGGACAATCACAACAAACGGCGAACCCTCATCCACCTCCATCGATGTCTCATCCAGAGTCAGGAGCTTGGAGACGAGAAGCTGCAGTTTGCATCTCAGATATCGGAGATCGTGGAGAACCGCCTCCGCCAGATGAACATGAATCGCACCCACCTCGAGATCATGGAGAAGCCCGAGCATCCTCCTGACCCCCCTCCAAAGACGAAGAAGGCTGCCCCAGCAGTCATAGAGCAGGAAGCACCTGCGGAGAAAGCAAGCAAGCGTTTGAGACGGGGCCGCAACAGCGATGTCAAGGAGAAAGACAATCACAGAATGCCGCAGCAGAACGACAACAACCCCAAGGCCAAGAAGAAGAAGCGTAATAAGGCTAAGGAGAGGGACATCTTGCCCATCGATCCTCCCATCGACCCCAACGAACCCACATACTGTCTTTGCCAGCAAGTCTCTTACGGAGATATGGTTGGATGTGACAATAAAGACTGTCCGTATGAATGGTTTCATTTTGGATGCGTTGGACTCTCATCAAAACCCAAAGGCAAGTGGTACTGTCCAAAATGCTTGCCGGAAGTCAAGAAAAAATGA